One window from the genome of [Clostridium] celerecrescens 18A encodes:
- the ispF gene encoding 2-C-methyl-D-erythritol 2,4-cyclodiphosphate synthase: protein MRIGQGYDVHKLAEGRDLILGGVKIPYEKGLLGHSDADVLVHAVIDALLGAAALGDIGEHFPDTDPKYKGVSSIELLKHVGALLEEQGYVIENIDATVIAQNPKLLPYRRSMAQNIGEALKLTEGKVNVKATTEEGLGFTGMGEGISSQAIALLTSMDDYCYDDRIMSADCKGCCGGCGR from the coding sequence ATGAGGATTGGACAGGGATATGATGTGCATAAATTAGCAGAAGGAAGAGATTTGATCCTGGGCGGCGTAAAGATTCCTTATGAAAAGGGACTTTTGGGCCATTCTGATGCAGATGTGCTGGTCCATGCAGTGATAGATGCTCTTTTAGGTGCGGCAGCGCTGGGAGATATCGGAGAACATTTCCCGGATACGGATCCTAAGTATAAAGGAGTATCCAGCATTGAACTTTTAAAGCACGTAGGCGCACTTTTGGAGGAGCAGGGATATGTGATCGAGAACATTGACGCCACTGTCATTGCACAAAATCCAAAGCTACTTCCTTATCGGCGCTCCATGGCACAAAACATTGGGGAAGCTTTGAAGCTTACCGAAGGAAAGGTTAATGTAAAAGCTACTACAGAGGAAGGACTTGGCTTTACCGGAATGGGAGAGGGGATATCCTCACAGGCCATAGCTCTGTTAACTTCCATGGACGATTACTGTTATGACGACAGGATCATGTCTGCTGATTGTAAGGGCTGCTGCGGAGGCTGCGGGAGATAA
- a CDS encoding NYN domain-containing protein — translation MSDKKFAVLIDSDNISAKYITSILDEMTRYGVITYKRIYGDWTSSQMGKWKMELLENSITPIQQFSNTVGKNATDSALIIDAMDLLYTDNVDGFCIVSSDSDFTRLASRLRESGKEVIGMGEDKTPKSFRAACTVFTNLEVLLDQEEDGTGGGAIGKEVIEQDITSILLENEDKNKATGLGEIGNRLVKKYSDFDVRNYGYSSLSKFLEEMGGFELRKSNNVVTVRMKDNRTKKQELDDFAVGLVKGSGKNGMELAALGNGIHRKFADFKVKDYGYSTFSKFVNSIGQLEVRENKNNNKTVYLKKED, via the coding sequence CAAGTATTCTGGATGAAATGACCCGCTACGGTGTTATTACCTACAAAAGGATCTACGGGGATTGGACGAGCTCCCAGATGGGAAAATGGAAAATGGAGCTTTTGGAGAATTCGATCACCCCAATCCAGCAATTCTCCAATACCGTAGGAAAGAATGCAACCGATTCAGCCCTTATTATTGATGCCATGGACTTGCTCTACACGGATAATGTAGATGGATTCTGCATCGTATCCAGTGACAGCGATTTCACCCGCTTAGCCAGCAGACTTCGGGAGTCCGGCAAGGAAGTCATCGGAATGGGAGAGGATAAGACTCCTAAATCTTTCCGGGCGGCCTGCACGGTTTTCACCAATCTTGAGGTCCTCCTTGATCAGGAAGAGGATGGTACTGGAGGAGGCGCCATAGGAAAAGAGGTGATCGAACAGGATATCACTTCGATTCTTTTAGAAAATGAAGATAAAAATAAGGCAACGGGTCTGGGAGAGATCGGCAACCGCCTTGTGAAAAAATACTCTGATTTTGATGTAAGAAACTACGGCTACAGTTCCCTGTCCAAATTTTTGGAGGAAATGGGCGGCTTTGAGCTTAGAAAATCCAATAATGTGGTAACTGTTCGGATGAAGGATAACCGCACCAAAAAGCAGGAACTGGATGATTTTGCAGTGGGACTGGTAAAGGGAAGCGGAAAGAACGGTATGGAGCTGGCAGCTTTGGGAAATGGCATACACCGGAAGTTTGCTGATTTCAAGGTAAAGGATTACGGGTATTCCACCTTCTCGAAATTTGTCAACAGCATTGGACAACTAGAGGTCCGGGAGAATAAAAACAATAATAAGACCGTGTATTTGAAAAAAGAAGACTAA
- a CDS encoding LysR family transcriptional regulator: protein MLDFRIDTFLAVCRYMNFTKAASELHITQPAVSHHIHYLENKYGVRLFEYNGKKVNLTEAGKVFLSAAITMKDDEVHLKKIMVQQSGKGGRLVFGATMTIGEYVMPEALTRFLHVYPGTAVQMVVGDTRELLRKLNDGEIEFALVEGFFQKKEYDFLVFNSEPFAAVCAPEYKFCRKIVKVEDLLEERLFIREPGSGTRYVFERYLEGKNLLLHDFPSLMEISNIGAMKKMVAKGQGITFLYEAAVKEELDRGILKRIELEDFQLTHDFTFIWRKGSIYKSYYKEMFDILHGNKD from the coding sequence ATGCTGGATTTTCGGATTGATACTTTTCTTGCGGTTTGCCGTTATATGAATTTTACAAAGGCTGCCAGTGAACTTCATATCACCCAGCCTGCGGTATCCCATCATATCCATTACTTAGAGAACAAATATGGGGTCAGATTGTTTGAATACAATGGAAAAAAGGTGAATCTGACGGAGGCGGGAAAAGTCTTTTTATCTGCAGCCATTACCATGAAGGATGATGAAGTTCATTTAAAGAAGATCATGGTACAGCAATCAGGTAAAGGCGGTAGGCTGGTGTTTGGCGCTACCATGACCATAGGAGAGTACGTGATGCCGGAAGCGCTGACGAGATTTCTCCATGTTTATCCAGGGACAGCGGTTCAGATGGTAGTTGGGGATACCAGGGAGCTGCTTAGGAAATTGAATGACGGGGAGATTGAATTCGCTTTGGTGGAGGGCTTTTTCCAGAAGAAAGAATATGATTTTCTGGTTTTTAATTCGGAGCCCTTTGCTGCTGTCTGCGCGCCGGAATATAAGTTTTGCCGGAAGATCGTAAAAGTGGAGGATCTTCTTGAGGAAAGGCTATTTATCCGGGAACCTGGCTCCGGAACCAGGTATGTCTTTGAGCGTTACCTGGAAGGAAAGAATTTATTGCTCCACGATTTTCCGAGTTTAATGGAAATCAGCAACATTGGTGCTATGAAGAAAATGGTGGCAAAAGGGCAGGGAATCACTTTTCTTTATGAAGCTGCAGTTAAGGAGGAATTAGACAGGGGAATTTTAAAAAGAATTGAATTGGAAGATTTTCAGCTGACTCATGACTTTACATTCATATGGAGAAAAGGAAGTATTTATAAATCCTATTATAAAGAGATGTTTGACATCCTTCATGGAAACAAAGACTGA
- a CDS encoding YeiH family protein yields MLLMKKYASGVLLCLIISAPAWFLGKIFPVIGGPVFAILIGMAMAPFIKGKDFLRPGVAYTSKKVLQYAVILLGFSMNLATVLQKGKEALPIILATISTSLVIAFLLSRALKLPGKTSILIGVGSSICGGSAIAATAPVIDADDDEIAQSISVIFFFNIIAALLFPALGSALGLSNEGFGLFAGTAINDTSSVTAAASAWDGMHGSNTLEAATIVKLTRTLAIIPITLFLACYKTGKEKKASERSISIQKVFPSFVLFFLFASIITTVFPIPAGVTGSLKDLSKLFIIMAMGAIGTNTDLVKLIRTGKKPLLLGFCCWLGISAVSLVLQVVLGIW; encoded by the coding sequence ATCTTACTCATGAAAAAATACGCCTCAGGCGTTCTACTCTGCCTTATTATATCTGCTCCCGCATGGTTTTTAGGAAAAATCTTTCCAGTCATCGGCGGCCCTGTGTTTGCTATCCTAATCGGCATGGCAATGGCCCCCTTTATAAAAGGAAAGGATTTTTTACGGCCGGGAGTAGCTTATACTTCTAAAAAAGTCCTGCAATACGCTGTGATTCTCCTGGGTTTCTCCATGAACCTGGCCACAGTTCTTCAAAAGGGAAAGGAAGCCCTTCCCATCATCCTTGCAACCATCTCCACTTCTCTGGTGATTGCATTTTTACTTTCCCGGGCACTCAAGCTTCCCGGCAAAACTTCCATATTAATTGGCGTGGGCTCATCCATCTGCGGAGGCTCCGCCATTGCCGCAACTGCTCCTGTTATTGATGCCGATGACGATGAGATCGCTCAGTCCATTTCCGTTATCTTTTTTTTCAACATCATTGCCGCCCTGCTCTTTCCGGCATTAGGCTCCGCTTTAGGGCTTTCTAATGAAGGCTTTGGCCTGTTTGCAGGAACCGCCATTAATGATACCTCTTCCGTAACGGCCGCCGCATCAGCCTGGGATGGCATGCACGGCAGCAACACCCTGGAAGCAGCCACCATAGTAAAGCTGACCAGAACTCTGGCCATCATTCCCATTACACTGTTTTTAGCATGTTACAAGACTGGAAAAGAAAAGAAGGCTTCCGAACGCTCCATCTCCATCCAGAAAGTGTTTCCGTCCTTTGTGCTCTTTTTCCTGTTTGCTTCTATCATTACTACAGTTTTTCCTATACCTGCAGGCGTTACCGGTTCATTAAAAGACTTAAGCAAGCTTTTTATTATTATGGCTATGGGAGCCATCGGGACTAATACGGACCTGGTCAAGCTGATACGAACAGGGAAAAAACCTCTTTTATTAGGTTTTTGCTGCTGGCTTGGAATTTCTGCGGTAAGTCTGGTCCTTCAAGTGGTCCTTGGAATCTGGTAA
- a CDS encoding transglutaminase-like domain-containing protein, with protein MKKNGTAMAAACAAILFTFSGFISAGNIAAADSSTEESIEWKTVVNIGDEAVPLYSKPSGSKVKIPQAPGTVTYGNGTVLVDASNASHGYVMVQYSGNSSKIKVQVLKSGGETYSYDLNARSAYEVFPLTEGNGKYTLRILEQVQGNQYAIKSSSDINVTLNDQFEPFLYPNQYVNFSTGSAVVKKGEELAAPAPDAIGVVTNVYNFVVKNFTYDTALASSVQSGYLPDVDQVLSQKKGICFDYAAVMTAMLRSQNIPTKLVVGYTGSLYHAWVNVYIEGQGWVDNIIYFDGYDWKLMDPTFASSGGSDPSIQQYITNSSNYKAKYTY; from the coding sequence ATAAAAAAGAATGGTACGGCTATGGCGGCCGCCTGTGCTGCGATCCTGTTTACTTTCAGCGGATTTATTTCAGCCGGTAATATTGCTGCGGCGGACAGCAGCACAGAAGAAAGCATTGAGTGGAAGACCGTAGTAAACATTGGGGATGAAGCGGTTCCTCTTTATTCAAAGCCTTCCGGGAGCAAGGTGAAAATCCCTCAGGCTCCGGGAACGGTTACCTATGGAAACGGTACTGTGCTGGTTGATGCATCCAACGCCAGTCATGGCTATGTGATGGTCCAGTATAGCGGTAATTCATCCAAGATAAAAGTCCAGGTATTAAAAAGCGGAGGAGAGACCTATTCCTATGATCTGAATGCCAGATCTGCCTATGAGGTATTTCCTCTGACAGAAGGAAACGGAAAATATACGCTCCGGATCTTAGAGCAGGTACAGGGGAACCAGTACGCCATAAAATCCAGCAGCGATATCAATGTAACACTTAATGACCAGTTTGAGCCGTTCCTTTACCCCAATCAATATGTGAATTTTTCCACCGGAAGTGCGGTGGTGAAAAAGGGTGAGGAGCTTGCAGCTCCTGCACCTGATGCCATTGGCGTAGTGACCAATGTTTATAATTTTGTAGTAAAGAATTTTACCTATGATACGGCGCTGGCAAGCTCTGTTCAGTCCGGCTATCTGCCTGATGTGGATCAGGTGCTGTCTCAGAAAAAGGGAATCTGTTTTGACTATGCAGCAGTTATGACTGCCATGCTGCGTTCCCAGAATATCCCCACAAAGCTAGTGGTGGGTTATACAGGCAGCCTGTATCATGCCTGGGTCAATGTTTATATAGAAGGTCAGGGCTGGGTGGATAATATCATCTATTTTGACGGATATGACTGGAAGCTTATGGACCCGACGTTTGCATCCTCCGGCGGCAGTGATCCGTCCATACAGCAATATATCACAAACAGCTCCAATTATAAGGCGAAATATACATACTAA
- a CDS encoding type II secretion system F family protein — translation MKMKAKKRYSARELSAFCLQISILLHAAIPLDEGLSVMAEDSVWEEEKQILKQMAEEAELGDPFSKVLENTGLYPAYVIRMAKLGEETGTLDQIMESLAGYYEKEHILMKNIRNAVTYPIIMIFMLLVVLLVLFTRVMPIFEHVYQQLGAEMSPVSLAATRLGSVFCAAALALGILLALAAALVWLLGRKGKKLLVAERLIQWLKKRSRMALAISNRRFTAVLALTLHSGLELEKGMELAEQLVENQKVEEKIRQCAKELEAGTDYYSAMKNTGLFNGFYAQMIKVGTRSGQLDRVMEEISKSYEDEADTAMEHMVSRFEPTVVAVLAVAVGLVLLSVMLPLVSVLSAIG, via the coding sequence ATGAAAATGAAAGCGAAAAAGCGATATTCCGCAAGGGAACTTTCCGCTTTCTGCCTTCAAATATCAATTCTTCTCCATGCTGCAATCCCTCTTGACGAGGGATTGTCTGTTATGGCGGAGGATTCTGTATGGGAGGAAGAGAAACAAATTCTTAAGCAAATGGCAGAAGAGGCTGAGCTAGGGGATCCTTTCTCAAAAGTACTGGAGAATACAGGCCTTTATCCAGCCTATGTGATCCGGATGGCAAAGCTGGGGGAGGAGACAGGGACCTTAGACCAGATCATGGAGTCCTTGGCCGGATATTATGAAAAAGAGCATATCCTTATGAAAAACATCAGGAATGCAGTTACTTATCCTATCATCATGATTTTCATGCTTCTGGTGGTTCTTCTGGTTTTATTCACCAGGGTTATGCCCATATTTGAACATGTATACCAACAGCTGGGGGCAGAGATGTCGCCGGTTTCTCTTGCTGCAACAAGGCTTGGAAGCGTATTCTGTGCAGCTGCCCTGGCTCTTGGGATTCTTCTGGCCCTTGCAGCCGCCCTGGTATGGCTTCTTGGCAGGAAAGGAAAAAAACTACTGGTCGCGGAACGGCTGATCCAGTGGTTAAAAAAAAGGAGCCGCATGGCTCTTGCAATATCCAACCGGCGTTTTACTGCGGTCCTGGCACTGACTCTTCACAGTGGATTGGAACTGGAAAAGGGGATGGAGCTGGCAGAGCAGCTGGTTGAGAATCAGAAAGTGGAAGAAAAGATCAGACAGTGTGCGAAAGAGCTTGAGGCCGGAACCGATTATTATTCCGCAATGAAGAATACCGGGCTGTTTAATGGCTTCTATGCGCAGATGATAAAAGTAGGAACCAGAAGCGGACAGCTGGACCGGGTCATGGAGGAAATCTCCAAAAGCTATGAAGACGAAGCGGATACTGCCATGGAACATATGGTCAGCCGGTTTGAACCTACGGTGGTGGCAGTGCTTGCCGTTGCAGTGGGACTGGTGCTTTTATCTGTCATGCTTCCTCTTGTCAGTGTCTTATCGGCGATTGGATAG
- a CDS encoding diacylglycerol/lipid kinase family protein → MYYFIVNPNSRCGRGRNVWKKLERVLKAGHVEYQAFLTEKPGDAKRFARELTEGCRESSVIIGVGGDGTVNEILDGLSFCGSVTFGYIPAGSGNDLARSLKLPKNPVRCLKKILHPKYYKLMDYGVLSYGDGEISHRRFMVSAGIGMDAAVCHNILYSKSKGLFRKLFIGKLIYILVGIKQLILAKPSKGYILLNGVQKIEFSHTYFISVHIHPYEGGGFKFAPDANFEDGQLSVCVMNSRNKRKLVPVLIRSLMGRKSLHRGIRFYTCEEVMIHMDHPMAVHVDGESCFCQNDVQLQCIGKKLRMIV, encoded by the coding sequence ATGTACTATTTTATTGTAAACCCGAACTCACGCTGCGGACGGGGAAGAAACGTTTGGAAAAAATTAGAAAGAGTGTTAAAAGCCGGACATGTGGAATATCAGGCGTTTCTTACGGAGAAGCCTGGGGATGCCAAGAGATTTGCCAGGGAACTGACAGAAGGCTGCAGGGAATCAAGCGTTATCATAGGAGTAGGCGGAGACGGAACTGTAAATGAAATCCTTGATGGGCTTTCCTTCTGCGGTTCTGTTACGTTTGGGTATATTCCGGCCGGATCCGGTAATGATCTGGCAAGAAGCTTAAAACTTCCTAAGAATCCGGTCCGTTGCCTGAAGAAAATATTGCATCCAAAATATTATAAGCTCATGGATTACGGAGTTTTGTCCTATGGCGATGGGGAAATATCCCACCGCCGCTTTATGGTCAGTGCGGGGATTGGAATGGATGCGGCCGTTTGTCATAACATCCTCTATTCAAAGTCAAAGGGACTGTTCCGTAAGCTTTTTATTGGGAAGCTAATCTACATTCTCGTTGGAATTAAGCAGCTGATTCTTGCTAAGCCTTCAAAAGGGTATATTCTTCTTAACGGAGTCCAGAAGATTGAGTTTAGCCACACTTACTTTATATCCGTCCATATCCACCCTTACGAGGGCGGAGGATTTAAATTTGCACCGGATGCTAATTTTGAAGACGGGCAGTTATCGGTTTGTGTTATGAACAGCCGGAATAAAAGGAAACTGGTCCCTGTACTGATACGTTCCCTTATGGGAAGAAAGTCCTTACACAGGGGCATCAGGTTTTATACCTGTGAGGAAGTTATGATCCATATGGATCATCCAATGGCAGTTCATGTAGATGGAGAAAGCTGTTTTTGCCAAAACGATGTGCAGCTTCAATGTATTGGCAAGAAATTGCGTATGATTGTATAG
- a CDS encoding Mini-ribonuclease 3 gives MEENITSLAAFSDFFKDTLKLKEVDVKTYSPLALAYIGDAVYELIVRTKVMNHGSTQVNNMHKKSARLVNAGAQAEIIRRLLEDEDLTPEEVATYKRGRNAKAVTTAKHATVADYRTATGFEALCGYLYLNGNLNRLVTLVSRGLERIGELE, from the coding sequence ATGGAAGAGAATATAACATCATTGGCAGCGTTTTCTGACTTTTTTAAGGATACGTTAAAACTAAAAGAAGTAGATGTGAAAACCTATTCCCCGCTGGCATTGGCATATATCGGAGATGCAGTTTATGAACTGATCGTACGTACTAAGGTGATGAACCATGGAAGCACTCAGGTGAATAATATGCATAAGAAGAGTGCAAGGCTGGTGAACGCAGGAGCGCAGGCAGAGATCATCCGCCGGCTTCTTGAAGATGAGGACTTAACTCCGGAAGAGGTGGCAACATACAAACGGGGACGCAATGCCAAGGCTGTGACAACTGCAAAGCACGCAACTGTTGCTGATTACAGGACTGCAACCGGATTTGAGGCCCTGTGCGGTTATCTGTATTTAAATGGAAATTTAAACCGTCTGGTCACCCTGGTAAGCAGAGGACTTGAACGAATAGGAGAACTGGAATGA
- the rlmB gene encoding 23S rRNA (guanosine(2251)-2'-O)-methyltransferase RlmB: protein MIEEFTIEGRNAVLEAFRSGKTIDKLYVQKGVQDGPIQSIIREAKKKDTIINFVERERLDQMSEEGHHQGVIAHAAAYEYAEVEDILKAAEEKGEPPFLFLLDGIEDPHNLGAIIRTANLAGAHGVIIPKRRAVGLTATVAKTSAGALNYTPVAKVTNLTATMEDLKKKGMWFVCADMDGELMYRLDLKGPIGLVIGSEGSGVGKLVKETCDMVASIPMKGDIDSLNASVAAGVLAYEIVRQRLG, encoded by the coding sequence ATGATAGAGGAATTTACCATAGAGGGAAGGAATGCGGTATTAGAAGCATTCCGCTCCGGAAAAACCATTGATAAGCTGTATGTACAAAAAGGAGTCCAGGATGGCCCCATCCAGTCCATTATCAGGGAAGCGAAAAAGAAAGATACCATCATTAATTTTGTAGAAAGAGAGCGCCTGGACCAGATGTCCGAGGAAGGACATCACCAGGGTGTTATTGCTCATGCTGCGGCTTATGAATACGCAGAGGTGGAAGATATACTAAAGGCAGCGGAAGAAAAGGGAGAACCTCCCTTCCTCTTTCTGTTAGATGGGATTGAAGACCCTCACAATCTGGGGGCGATCATCCGTACGGCAAATTTAGCAGGGGCCCATGGGGTTATCATACCCAAGCGCCGGGCCGTTGGTCTTACAGCAACGGTTGCAAAAACTTCGGCAGGAGCGCTTAATTATACGCCTGTGGCTAAGGTTACCAATCTCACAGCTACCATGGAAGACTTAAAGAAAAAGGGGATGTGGTTTGTCTGTGCCGATATGGATGGAGAATTGATGTACCGGCTTGATTTAAAGGGACCGATCGGCCTTGTAATCGGCAGTGAAGGAAGCGGTGTGGGAAAATTGGTCAAAGAAACATGCGACATGGTGGCCTCCATACCTATGAAGGGGGATATTGATTCTCTCAATGCTTCTGTAGCAGCAGGCGTGCTTGCTTATGAGATCGTAAGACAGCGTTTGGGATAA
- the cysS gene encoding cysteine--tRNA ligase, with protein MKIYNTLSRQKEEFVSLEPGKVRMYVCGPTVYNYIHIGNARPIIVFDTVRRYFEYKGYEVNFVSNFTDIDDKIIKKAIEEGVDADTISKRYIEECKKDMEGLNVKPATRSPLATEEICGMLEMIQKLVASGHAYAAKDGTVYFRTSSFEEYGKLSHKNLDDLQSGFREIKVTGEDGKEDPTDFVLWKPKKEGEPFWESPWCEGRPGWHIECSVMSRKYLGDQIDIHAGGEDLIFPHHENEIAQSEAANGKEFAKYWMHNGFLNIENKKMSKSLGNFFTVREISDKYDLQVLRFFMLSAHYRSPINFSAELMESSKNGLERILTAVGKLKDLEASAKTEKLLDHEDKNAVQELVSKYEAAMDDDFNTADAISAIFELVKLSNSNTDENSSKEYVTYLKETIVRLCDVLGLITEKEEEILDDEIEAMIAGRQQARKDKNFALADEIRGKLLEKGIVLEDTREGVKWKRI; from the coding sequence ATGAAAATTTATAATACATTATCCAGACAAAAGGAAGAATTCGTATCCCTGGAGCCTGGAAAGGTTCGGATGTATGTGTGCGGGCCAACCGTTTACAATTACATTCACATTGGAAATGCAAGACCCATCATCGTATTTGATACGGTCCGGAGATATTTTGAATATAAGGGCTATGAGGTTAACTTTGTTTCAAACTTTACCGATATAGATGATAAGATCATTAAAAAAGCAATTGAAGAGGGCGTGGATGCAGACACCATTTCCAAGCGTTATATTGAGGAATGCAAAAAGGATATGGAAGGGCTGAATGTAAAGCCGGCAACCAGAAGCCCGCTGGCGACAGAGGAAATATGCGGTATGCTGGAGATGATCCAAAAGCTTGTTGCCTCCGGTCATGCCTATGCGGCAAAAGACGGAACGGTTTATTTCCGTACCAGTTCCTTTGAGGAATATGGAAAGCTGTCCCATAAGAATCTGGATGATCTGCAGTCCGGTTTCCGTGAGATCAAGGTGACCGGTGAAGACGGAAAAGAGGATCCCACCGATTTCGTGCTCTGGAAGCCGAAAAAGGAAGGAGAACCTTTCTGGGAATCCCCATGGTGCGAAGGGCGGCCTGGCTGGCATATTGAGTGCTCCGTAATGTCCAGGAAATATCTTGGAGATCAGATCGATATCCATGCAGGCGGAGAAGACTTGATCTTCCCTCATCATGAGAACGAGATCGCTCAGAGTGAGGCAGCGAATGGGAAAGAATTTGCGAAATACTGGATGCACAATGGATTCTTAAATATTGAAAATAAAAAGATGTCCAAGTCTCTGGGCAATTTTTTCACTGTCAGGGAAATCAGTGATAAATACGATTTACAGGTGCTGCGCTTTTTCATGCTGAGTGCCCATTACAGAAGTCCTATTAATTTCAGCGCCGAATTGATGGAGTCATCAAAGAACGGATTGGAGAGAATTTTAACTGCAGTTGGTAAATTAAAGGATCTGGAAGCTTCTGCAAAGACAGAAAAACTTCTTGATCATGAGGATAAAAATGCCGTACAGGAACTGGTTTCCAAATATGAGGCAGCCATGGATGATGACTTTAATACGGCAGATGCCATTTCTGCTATATTTGAACTGGTAAAATTAAGCAATTCCAACACAGATGAAAACAGCTCGAAGGAATATGTGACTTATTTAAAGGAAACCATTGTAAGACTGTGCGATGTTCTTGGACTCATTACGGAAAAGGAAGAAGAGATCCTGGATGACGAAATCGAAGCCATGATCGCAGGCAGGCAGCAGGCCAGAAAAGACAAGAATTTTGCCCTTGCCGATGAGATTCGCGGAAAGCTTTTAGAAAAGGGAATTGTTCTGGAGGACACCAGGGAAGGTGTGAAATGGAAGAGAATATAA